GTGAATGTGGGTTGGATCCGCTCGCGCATTTCGGGCTTGGGTGAAATTCTGGATGGAATCCCGCAGGTGCATCCCGGGGGGACGATCAGTTTTGATTTCGTTGTTGCCCTCGCTGAAACCCCGGCAGACCTGAGCGCATGGGAGAACGACGGTGTCCGCATCGCCCCTTTTTATGCGTCGCCCTCCGCACACGTGAAGACGGTCCAAGACACGCACACGCCGCAGTCCGCAGCGGCAGCAGGTCCGTTCGTGGCGCCATCCCACGTGGTTCGGGTGGATCTCAGCAAGCTGGATGAGCTGATGCGCATCACGGGAGAAATGGTTATTCACCGCGCGAGGCTTGAAGACCAACTCCAGCGTTTGTCCCGCGAAAATCCGGGGGCCGACACACGCGGACTGCAGGAAGCGACGAACGCCATGGCGCGTGATCTTCGGGAACTACGCGAAGGCATCATGCGGGTTCGCCTCGTTCCCGCAGCAGAGATCTTCGCGCGGCTGCCCTTCGTGGTCCGCGATTTGGCGCGGGATTCCGGCAAGCAGGTTCGCCTCACACTTTCCGGCCAGCAGACAGAACTAGACAAGTACGTCGTCGAGCGGCTGAAGGACCCGTTGTTGCACCTCGTGCGGAATTCTGTGAGCCACGGAATCGAGCCGCCCGCAATGCGTGTCGCCTCGGGCAAGCCAGCCGAAGCCACCATCTTCCTGCGTGCATCCACTCTCGGCGATTCCGTGATGATCGAAGTGGGTGATGACGGCCGGGGCGTCGATTTGGAAGCGGTGCGCCGGCGTGCTGCTGAGCGCGGATTGCCCGCGCCCGAGAACTTGAATGGCAATGCGCTGTTGAAGTTGCTCACGATGCCGGGTTTCTCGACGCGCGATGAGGCCGATCGTTCCGCGGGGCGCGGTGTCGGCATGGCAGTGGTGCAAAAAATAGTTCGCGAACTGGGCGGGATCCTTGCCCTCGAGACCCGTCCAGGAGAGGGCGTTCACTTCAAGTTGCGGCTCCCGCTTACGCTGGCCATCGCAGACGTTTTTCTCATCACCGTCGGCGCACAAACCTGCGCCTTGCCGCACAGCTATGTTCGCGAAGTGCTGCGGCTCGATCCTTCAACGATCAGGCGTGTCAATGAAACCGAGGTAATTCCCTACCGCGATGGAATTTTGCCGCTAGTGCGCTTACGCTCACTCTTTGCAATGGAAGCACAACCTGGCAGCGAGGTCATTCTCGTCCTGAATTCCGAGCGTGGAAGCGCTGGGCTCGTGGTCAGCCGAATCCTGGGGCAACGCGAAGTTGTTGTCCGCCCTCTGCGCGATCCGCTGATCCAGGTCGCGGGTGTTGCAGGGGCAACGGAACTCGGCGATGGCAGGCCCGTGCTGATCCTCGACGCAGCCGCCCTGACGGGCGGCATTGTGCGTCCGAACGAAGACGACGCGGACGCCGCGACGGCTCGAACCGTTGCGATCGCAATCTAAGTTTTATGGCTAACGAGACCTATGTGTTGTTTGAACTCGCGGGCACGACGTACGCCCTGCCGAGCCGGGAAGTTCAGCACATCGAAATGCTGGATCACGTGACACCCGTCCCGAACGCGAACCCTGCGGTCGAAGGCGTGATTTTCTCTCGCGGCCAGGTCATCCCGGCAATGAACCTTCGCATGCGTTTCGGATTCCCACGCGAGCCGCACACTCTGCGCACCCGCGTGATCGTTGTGGATATTCATCAACGCACGGTGGCATTGATCGTTGATGCTGCCCGCGAATTTCGGGCGATCCCCGACAACGCGATCCGTTCGATCGACGAAACCCTTGCGGGTGTGGATCGCAATTACTTGCGCGGTGTTGCGACCTTGAATGATCGCCTGATTCTTTTACTAAACCTGGCCGCGGTTCTCAACCACGGCGGGGCCGGCCGCATGATTGATACTGCGCGCGGTCTGGCCGCCGTCCCATCGAGCTCAACCGAAGCCGTTCACGCCAACCCATGAAAGCAAAGCAAAAATCCAAGCCAACGCGCACCCGTTCGCGCCAGAACCATCAACTCCGTGATGTTGCGGTCCGCGTGGTGGACTCGGCGGACCAGATCACCCGTGTGATTGCGCGCGTCGCCACAGGCGCCGAAACCCAGAACCGCTCTCTCGACAGCGCCGCAAGCCAGGCCAACCAGATGACCGCGTCGCTCAAAGAAACCGCCCGCCAGGTCGAATCGGTGGCTGCTTCTTCGGAAGAGATGGCCTCCTCCATCAATGAGGTTTCAGCTTCCATCGAGCAGGTGACGGCGAACGCTGCGTCCGTCGCATCCGCCATTTCACAAACTTCCGTCTCGATCCAGCAGATCAGCGCGAGCACCTCGGCCGTGACTGACACGACTAGCGAAATGGCGGCTTCCGCGCAGGAACTCACCACATCTGCCGTTGAAGTTGCCGCCTCGGTTCGGCGAGTCACGAGGGACACCGACGAACTCGTCACCTCGCTGAACCAGACAGGCACCTCGATCGAGCAAATGAACCGCTCCATTCAGGGAGTGGTAACGAACGCAGATGATCTCACAGCCGCTTCGGAAGAGACTTCGTCAGCGATGAATGAAATGGCGGCGTCGATCGAAGAGGTCGGCGCGATGTCCGAAGGACTAGCGTCCTCCGTTGAGGAAACGGCCTCGTCGATCGAAGAAATGGCGAGGTCCATCCAGGGGGTGGCGCAGAGCGGCTCGAAGATCGCAGAAGCCGCGAACAACGCCGCCACCAGCGCGACTCAGATGGACCGTTCCAGCCGCTCCGTGGCGGCCCTCGCCAAGCATGCTGAGGAAATCACCAAACGCGCCTCCCACGACGCTGAAGCCGGCGGCCAGACCATCCAGCGCTCGATCGAGGGAATTGGCAAAGTCGCGACAGCCATGGGGAGCACAACAAACGCCATGCGCGACCTCAATAAGCGCACCATGGAAATCACGGGGATTGTTGACACGATCAACGTGATCGCCGAACGCACCAACCTGCTTTCCCTCAATGCCTCCATCGAAGCCGCTCGCGCCGGCGACGCGGGGCGCGGGTTCGCGGTGGTTGCCGAGGAAATCCGCAACCTGGCCGACCGTTGCGCGCGCGCCACCGCGGACATCGGCCAGATTGTCCGTGCGCTGCAGG
The Verrucomicrobiia bacterium genome window above contains:
- a CDS encoding chemotaxis protein CheA, yielding MNSELPAGLNAEMLDDFYVECDEQLTAIRENLVRLEESVGMAEADAEAVERLFRSFHSFKGNAAIVGLRAAENLSHAAEDFIRELSAGKVILRTESLDLLMASAQRLEEIVAGQRASKPIPEIGPLLASLHQLAGKSDDTPPVPTAAPVNAVKPDLLARAEQARARGLSVWRFTFAPSQGLDQRGVNVGWIRSRISGLGEILDGIPQVHPGGTISFDFVVALAETPADLSAWENDGVRIAPFYASPSAHVKTVQDTHTPQSAAAAGPFVAPSHVVRVDLSKLDELMRITGEMVIHRARLEDQLQRLSRENPGADTRGLQEATNAMARDLRELREGIMRVRLVPAAEIFARLPFVVRDLARDSGKQVRLTLSGQQTELDKYVVERLKDPLLHLVRNSVSHGIEPPAMRVASGKPAEATIFLRASTLGDSVMIEVGDDGRGVDLEAVRRRAAERGLPAPENLNGNALLKLLTMPGFSTRDEADRSAGRGVGMAVVQKIVRELGGILALETRPGEGVHFKLRLPLTLAIADVFLITVGAQTCALPHSYVREVLRLDPSTIRRVNETEVIPYRDGILPLVRLRSLFAMEAQPGSEVILVLNSERGSAGLVVSRILGQREVVVRPLRDPLIQVAGVAGATELGDGRPVLILDAAALTGGIVRPNEDDADAATARTVAIAI
- a CDS encoding chemotaxis protein CheW, with the protein product MANETYVLFELAGTTYALPSREVQHIEMLDHVTPVPNANPAVEGVIFSRGQVIPAMNLRMRFGFPREPHTLRTRVIVVDIHQRTVALIVDAAREFRAIPDNAIRSIDETLAGVDRNYLRGVATLNDRLILLLNLAAVLNHGGAGRMIDTARGLAAVPSSSTEAVHANP
- a CDS encoding methyl-accepting chemotaxis protein, with the translated sequence MKAKQKSKPTRTRSRQNHQLRDVAVRVVDSADQITRVIARVATGAETQNRSLDSAASQANQMTASLKETARQVESVAASSEEMASSINEVSASIEQVTANAASVASAISQTSVSIQQISASTSAVTDTTSEMAASAQELTTSAVEVAASVRRVTRDTDELVTSLNQTGTSIEQMNRSIQGVVTNADDLTAASEETSSAMNEMAASIEEVGAMSEGLASSVEETASSIEEMARSIQGVAQSGSKIAEAANNAATSATQMDRSSRSVAALAKHAEEITKRASHDAEAGGQTIQRSIEGIGKVATAMGSTTNAMRDLNKRTMEITGIVDTINVIAERTNLLSLNASIEAARAGDAGRGFAVVAEEIRNLADRCARATADIGQIVRALQESTRDATESANHNLRVAEDSNKQSESGLEGLRRILNSITEASTVVGQISRATEEQLVAGKHVSEAVSTTATEARQIAGATAEQAKGAGNIVKATAQMRKVSKEVAQAMGEHGRAAREVIKAAQNSNNIAIQLRRATTEQASGLSQIVQAVDSMRKGGASTSRALSEQATATEQVSKEAERLANLIAAVNRSMTEQSSGTAQISAATESVRQQAEQLSRAVAEQARGSKDLTTASQNVAKQIRLITQANTEHSLSAEQVLRSLLEIREVAGHNAQDAKSVQTTSEDLLMHSGELREIAGTRNGNGSSRGGRRPSLARRRDTVTNGSHLARS